A window of the Pecten maximus chromosome 19, xPecMax1.1, whole genome shotgun sequence genome harbors these coding sequences:
- the LOC117317412 gene encoding uncharacterized protein LOC117317412 translates to MKSLSKRGLRKKKKQANIISEEQEKQLLDKGIFGEDTPQELLDTALFQLGVAKEHRSLKCGELRPKDGKCDALYLCPQKYITESCWFADSPVGVYQIQQTVSRLCKTDGFSGIFFTNHSPRSTVATMLYNAGVDLQLVVEKTGHMSSAVRNHKRTNGIQLANVSAALQGEKC, encoded by the exons ATGAAAAGCCTATCAAAGCGAGGAttacgcaaaaaaaaaaagcaggCGAACATCATTTCAGAAGAGCAAGAAAAACAGCTTTTGGACAAAGGTATTTTTGGGGAGGACACACCTCAAGAATTGTTGGATACAGCTCTGTTCCAGCTAGGAGTGGCCAAGGAACATCGTAGTCTTAAATGTGGAGAACTAag gcCAAAAGATGGAAAATGTGACGCTCTATACCTTTGCCCCCAAAAATACATTACAGAGAGCTGCTGGTTTGCCGATTCTCCTGTTGGAGTTTATCAGATACAACAAACAGTTAGTCGACTATGTAAAACGGACGGATTTAgtgggattttttttacaaatcattCTCCGAGATCAACAGTCgctacaatgttatacaatgcgGGAGTTGATTTGCAGCTTGTGGTGGAAAAGACAGGACACATGTCGTCAGCAGTGCGAAATCATAAGCGTACCAATGGCATTCAACTCGCTAACGTTAGCGCTGCCTTACAAGGGGAAAAGTGTTAA